In Mucilaginibacter celer, one DNA window encodes the following:
- a CDS encoding esterase-like activity of phytase family protein has product MKKQFLGAIAVSAVMLSSCHDDHKIQPFTYPDMAEAANPAILFTTTGGVNVYNGGFGSAVAADPKEKDVFYLLTDRGSNVAGVPANSIVIGKPDFDPQIGKFRLKDNKLVLEQTIELKNAAGQQLNGLPNPAGMGASGEIAYDLAGNQLTPSADGIDSEGLALDGKGGFWVSDEYGPHIVHFDATGKTIERINPFGTGTGGRKIPAVFATRRANRGMEGLAITPDGKTLVGMMQSPMYNPSKSAVSNSTVLRILTFDIATGNTKQYVYLMNDKSLTGVSDITAVTATTFLTVERDGNFAGSATSPAMFKKVFKIDISNATDISDPDNGANGKKYGGKTVEELNDITGLQSAGIVPVTKTQVLDLLTDIKPVYPHDKAEGLTLLPGNILAISNDDDFGVVDNGANGFATKILPATNSVDRNRIYFVRLK; this is encoded by the coding sequence ATGAAAAAACAATTTCTCGGCGCTATCGCGGTTTCGGCCGTGATGCTTTCTTCCTGTCACGACGATCATAAAATACAACCATTCACCTATCCGGATATGGCCGAGGCTGCAAATCCGGCTATCCTTTTTACTACAACGGGTGGCGTAAATGTGTACAACGGGGGCTTTGGCTCGGCTGTTGCAGCCGATCCGAAAGAGAAAGACGTGTTTTACCTGTTAACCGACCGCGGTTCGAACGTGGCCGGAGTACCGGCTAACTCCATCGTCATCGGCAAACCCGATTTTGATCCGCAGATAGGTAAATTCAGATTAAAAGATAATAAACTTGTCCTCGAGCAAACTATCGAACTAAAAAATGCTGCCGGGCAACAGTTAAACGGTCTGCCAAACCCGGCCGGCATGGGTGCATCGGGCGAAATTGCTTATGACCTGGCCGGTAACCAGCTAACCCCGAGTGCAGATGGCATCGATTCGGAAGGTTTGGCGCTTGACGGCAAGGGCGGTTTTTGGGTGAGCGATGAGTACGGTCCGCATATAGTTCACTTTGATGCCACAGGTAAAACCATCGAGCGTATCAATCCTTTTGGTACTGGCACCGGCGGCCGTAAAATTCCCGCTGTATTTGCAACCCGCCGCGCTAACCGTGGTATGGAAGGTTTGGCTATTACGCCGGATGGCAAAACATTGGTAGGCATGATGCAATCGCCGATGTATAACCCTTCAAAATCAGCCGTAAGCAATTCAACCGTGTTGCGCATCCTTACTTTTGATATCGCAACCGGTAATACCAAACAGTATGTTTATTTAATGAACGATAAATCGTTAACAGGTGTTAGTGATATCACCGCTGTAACCGCCACCACATTTTTAACGGTTGAGCGTGATGGTAACTTCGCAGGTTCAGCAACCAGTCCGGCAATGTTTAAAAAAGTATTTAAAATTGATATCAGCAATGCTACCGATATCTCAGACCCGGATAATGGTGCCAACGGTAAAAAATACGGCGGCAAAACTGTTGAAGAATTAAATGATATTACCGGCCTGCAGTCGGCAGGTATTGTGCCTGTTACAAAAACACAGGTGCTTGATCTGTTAACCGATATTAAACCTGTTTATCCGCATGATAAAGCCGAAGGTTTAACCCTGTTGCCGGGTAATATCCTGGCCATCTCAAACGATGATGATTTTGGCGTGGTTGACAATGGTGCGAATGGTTTCGCGACAAAAATATTACCTGCCACCAACTCGGTTGATCGCAACCGGATCTATTTTGTCAGGCTAAAATAG
- a CDS encoding RagB/SusD family nutrient uptake outer membrane protein — protein MKINKKYITLMALGATLLVPLSCKKNFLDQTNYTQLNKDAYFKKASDGIALVNSIYDTYQNADLLKKSIWYYANFQTHDFFNWGNDRFYNYFAIPTDFGPIRTFWQRAYVGIARANSAIEIIPEMKAKGILDAALGDRLLGEAYFLRGMTYYYLAGSFGGVPLELKTTTDGLTPRSSQDDVFKQVVADTKQAATLLPWREDLPASELGRATKGAALAYQGAAQMWLKDYAGALANFNQMDSHYALLPNFIDVNEYDHQNSVESVFEVQFEVAGTQSWGAGNEVAWISDFGWPEEVSNFGYDYANPGLYYSFQAGDKRKQATVIGPGDQNISPGIIGRGGIKVYPLVVGGFANSDPKIKAKYTGDDGKIINTCGTHANPWYGSDGDGLRTGFYCAKMWRDPNLDANSGNSTIFGAQNQILLRYAEVLLDKAECQIRTGDQAGGLATIKRVRDRAWGGTAPAVMQDGANYDGSPSTPITDPLQMVYSEYRHELSGEYSVFYNLRRAGVAAEFIKKAYGTVDNNTNMIVNPNTADAKLDPDNGLKMHGLYNTSLPAGRDLYPIPQVERGLNPNLTQNPAYGK, from the coding sequence ATGAAAATCAATAAAAAATATATCACGTTAATGGCCCTTGGTGCTACCCTGTTGGTACCCCTGAGCTGTAAGAAAAACTTTCTGGACCAAACCAATTATACCCAGCTTAATAAGGATGCTTACTTTAAAAAGGCATCGGACGGTATAGCGCTGGTTAACTCCATTTATGATACCTATCAGAATGCCGATCTGTTAAAAAAATCGATCTGGTATTATGCCAACTTTCAAACGCACGATTTTTTTAACTGGGGTAACGACCGTTTTTACAACTATTTCGCCATCCCTACCGATTTCGGGCCAATCCGTACTTTTTGGCAAAGGGCTTATGTAGGTATAGCAAGGGCAAACTCGGCCATTGAGATCATCCCCGAAATGAAGGCTAAAGGTATTTTGGATGCAGCCCTGGGCGATCGCCTACTTGGCGAAGCCTACTTTTTACGCGGCATGACCTATTATTACCTTGCCGGAAGCTTTGGCGGCGTGCCGCTCGAATTAAAAACAACTACCGATGGTTTAACCCCACGCAGTTCGCAGGATGATGTGTTTAAACAGGTTGTTGCCGATACCAAACAGGCTGCCACCCTGCTGCCATGGCGCGAAGATTTGCCTGCTTCTGAACTGGGCAGGGCTACCAAAGGCGCAGCCTTAGCTTACCAGGGCGCTGCCCAGATGTGGCTTAAAGATTATGCAGGTGCGCTGGCCAACTTTAACCAGATGGATAGCCACTATGCCTTGTTACCAAACTTTATTGATGTTAACGAGTACGATCATCAAAATAGTGTTGAATCGGTATTTGAGGTGCAGTTTGAAGTGGCCGGTACCCAAAGCTGGGGCGCGGGTAACGAGGTAGCCTGGATTTCAGATTTTGGATGGCCCGAAGAGGTATCGAACTTTGGTTATGATTATGCTAATCCCGGCTTGTATTATTCATTCCAGGCGGGTGATAAACGTAAACAGGCAACCGTTATAGGTCCCGGCGATCAGAATATCAGCCCCGGCATTATCGGTCGCGGTGGTATTAAAGTATATCCGTTGGTGGTTGGCGGTTTCGCCAATTCCGATCCTAAAATTAAAGCAAAATACACCGGTGATGATGGTAAAATTATCAATACCTGCGGTACGCATGCCAACCCATGGTACGGGTCGGACGGCGACGGCTTGCGCACCGGTTTCTATTGCGCAAAAATGTGGCGCGATCCTAACCTTGATGCAAACTCGGGTAACTCAACAATTTTCGGTGCCCAAAACCAGATTTTGTTAAGGTATGCCGAAGTATTATTGGATAAAGCCGAATGCCAGATCCGCACCGGCGATCAGGCTGGAGGCCTGGCTACTATTAAGCGTGTGCGTGACCGTGCATGGGGCGGCACAGCGCCTGCTGTAATGCAGGATGGTGCTAACTATGATGGTTCGCCCTCAACGCCAATAACTGATCCGTTGCAAATGGTTTACAGCGAATATCGCCATGAACTTTCGGGCGAATATTCGGTGTTTTACAATTTGCGCAGGGCCGGGGTAGCGGCCGAGTTTATTAAAAAAGCTTACGGTACGGTTGATAATAATACCAATATGATTGTTAACCCAAACACGGCCGATGCTAAGCTCGATCCGGATAATGGTTTGAAAATGCATGGCTTGTATAACACATCGTTACCTGCCGGCAGAGATCTATATCCTATTCCGCAGGTGGAACGCGGGTTGAATCCAAACCTCACGCAAAACCCTGCCTACGGTAAATAA
- a CDS encoding M20/M25/M40 family metallo-hydrolase codes for MKQFYSPTCSLIGKARPFVLGMLLYGSMASAQSSNPVINNIMREETSNSQLEKLAHELFDGIGPRLVGTPQMKQANDWAVAKYKSWDIEAKNEKWGEWRGWERGVSHIDMISPRVKSLEGTQLAWSPGMGKKTTTAEIVIIPDLADSAAFQQWLPNVKGKFVMISMCQPTGRPDYNWQEFALKESFDKMKAERTAQTDAWKKRISKTGFTTRTLPVALENAGAVGILTNNWSAGFGVDKIFSAYTKKVPTVDIALEDYGMLYRLVEGGDKPVISIHCESKELGVVPTFNTIAEIKGSEKPNEYVMLSAHFDSWDGGTGATDNGTGTLTMMEAMRLLKKFYPHPKRTILVGHWGSEEEGLNGSRAFVEDHPEIVANLQALFNQDNGTGRVVNLSGQGYVEAKDYLTRWLNAVPDTIKNRIKTVFPGQPGGGGSDFASFVAVGAPGFSLSSLNWSYGSYTWHTNRDTYDKVVFDDLKNNAILAAILAYMASEDPAKTVNTKTEGVKWPAQVKATRRGGLDK; via the coding sequence ATGAAACAATTTTACTCTCCTACCTGCAGCCTTATTGGTAAGGCAAGGCCATTTGTTTTAGGCATGCTGCTTTACGGCAGCATGGCCTCGGCCCAATCAAGCAACCCGGTTATTAATAATATCATGCGCGAGGAAACCAGTAACTCCCAATTGGAAAAGCTGGCGCACGAACTTTTTGATGGCATTGGGCCGCGTTTGGTTGGTACACCGCAAATGAAACAGGCTAATGACTGGGCCGTAGCCAAATACAAAAGCTGGGACATAGAAGCCAAAAACGAAAAATGGGGCGAATGGCGTGGATGGGAACGCGGCGTATCGCATATTGACATGATATCGCCAAGGGTAAAATCGCTTGAAGGCACCCAACTGGCCTGGAGCCCGGGCATGGGTAAAAAAACCACCACTGCGGAGATTGTGATCATACCTGATCTGGCCGATTCGGCAGCCTTTCAGCAATGGCTGCCTAATGTAAAAGGTAAATTTGTAATGATCTCGATGTGCCAGCCCACCGGCAGGCCCGACTATAACTGGCAGGAATTTGCGCTGAAAGAATCATTCGATAAAATGAAAGCCGAGCGTACCGCCCAAACTGATGCCTGGAAAAAACGCATCAGCAAAACAGGGTTCACTACCCGCACCTTGCCCGTTGCTTTAGAAAATGCCGGCGCAGTAGGCATTTTAACCAATAACTGGTCGGCGGGTTTTGGGGTTGATAAGATTTTTTCGGCCTATACCAAAAAAGTGCCTACAGTTGATATAGCTTTAGAGGACTACGGTATGCTTTACCGTTTGGTGGAAGGCGGCGATAAACCGGTGATCAGCATTCATTGCGAATCGAAAGAGCTGGGTGTTGTACCAACATTTAATACCATTGCCGAAATTAAAGGCAGCGAAAAACCAAATGAATACGTAATGCTAAGCGCCCACTTCGACTCGTGGGATGGCGGTACCGGCGCTACCGATAACGGTACAGGTACTTTGACTATGATGGAGGCGATGCGTTTATTGAAAAAATTCTACCCTCATCCAAAACGTACCATTTTAGTTGGCCACTGGGGTAGCGAAGAAGAAGGCCTGAATGGTTCGCGCGCTTTTGTTGAAGATCATCCCGAAATTGTTGCAAACCTGCAGGCCCTGTTTAACCAGGATAACGGTACCGGCCGCGTGGTTAACCTGAGCGGGCAGGGTTATGTTGAGGCTAAAGATTATTTAACAAGATGGCTTAATGCCGTGCCAGATACTATTAAAAACAGGATCAAAACCGTATTCCCGGGCCAACCGGGCGGCGGCGGCTCAGACTTTGCTTCGTTTGTAGCTGTAGGTGCTCCGGGCTTTTCGCTGAGTTCGCTCAACTGGAGTTACGGATCATATACCTGGCACACCAACCGCGATACCTATGATAAAGTGGTGTTTGATGACTTGAAAAACAACGCCATTTTAGCGGCTATTTTAGCTTATATGGCAAGCGAGGATCCGGCTAAAACCGTTAATACCAAAACCGAGGGGGTTAAGTGGCCGGCGCAGGTAAAGGCTACCAGGCGGGGCGGATTGGATAAGTAA
- a CDS encoding SusC/RagA family TonB-linked outer membrane protein, with product MRGKLRIKKVVALICTGLSFMLISLAAQAQTKLVTGKVTSADNGLPLPGVTIRVKGSTQAAGSKTDGTYSITVGNNETLIFSFVGYNSQEVPVSGRSTINVSLAPDNKALTEVVVVGYGTAKRKDLTGAVSSVTAEQIAKVPVTSVDQALQGRASGVQVTNNDGAPGASVSVLIRGVGSLASNGNEPLYVVDGYPITGGLNNINPSDIASIDVLKDASATAIYGVRAANGVVIITTKKGRKDGGVQISIDAYGSLQSKPKKYHVLNAQQWATLANEDHASEGNFTELPEWANPSALTNVDWQDAVYRTGSKQNYNLAIRGGNEKIQSAFSVGYYDQKGIVLGSYFKRLNLGMNIDYSVAKWLKSSSSAKYSRQDQNNPFGSGSLQQLTQLIPTLDGGNKLTNQIKDNKGNYGFYNPVNIYTKSWGNPLYTIEQNDYKNLNNYFLANSSLEATIIPGLKIKTNAGVNVSDYSGHYFQPEDLRWQEQYGLSGANQNSVYSQSANNTFEWLWENTISYDKTFGKHTINFVGGVSAQSNTYRYMTGTGDKLINNALRDLAQVNDLVVTGSEYTTTFASQFGRLSYKYADKYIVTGTVRRDGSSKFAQGHQYGVFPSGSVAWKIKEESFLKDVNWISDLKVRGGYGEVGNQGSIPLFQYDALYSSGGAATTGTNVGYPFGKNGADGAIYQPGLAPTQPANNNLRWETDYQTDIGLDAAFLNGDLTFTFDYYNRRSKDFLLNLPVSSQTGFSQNLAQNVGEINNKGLEFAVNYNHSSKEFRYGIGLTFSTVKNKLVSINKSLTFIDNLTTVTGLNANGWGQFSETNIGQPVGEFFGYKSLGIFQSQAQINALNAAAAAKFPSNPYYWKSVTQPGDRYYADTNGDGQVTPSDRTSLGSPIPKFYGGLNLDFSYKAFDINAYFYGSYGNKILNYQQRNLESFQAPGFVGVENVGYDYYVNHWTSSNPSNRYARLTYNDDTSANNVPSSVYVENGSYLRLRNLTFGYSLPSDLAKRLTLSKVRIYFSTQNLFTITGYKGLDPEIGVSSGNATASGIDAGNYPTSKFYTLGLNVTF from the coding sequence ATGAGAGGAAAACTACGCATCAAAAAAGTGGTGGCTTTGATCTGTACCGGCTTATCATTTATGCTGATAAGTTTGGCGGCCCAGGCCCAAACTAAGCTGGTAACCGGCAAGGTTACCAGTGCAGACAATGGCCTGCCCTTGCCCGGTGTTACCATCAGGGTAAAAGGCAGTACACAGGCCGCCGGTTCAAAAACCGACGGTACTTATTCAATAACCGTTGGCAATAACGAAACCCTTATTTTCAGCTTTGTAGGCTATAACAGCCAGGAAGTACCGGTGAGCGGCCGTTCAACCATCAATGTATCTTTAGCACCCGATAACAAGGCGTTAACCGAAGTTGTGGTTGTAGGTTACGGCACTGCCAAACGTAAAGATTTAACAGGCGCCGTGAGTTCGGTAACTGCCGAGCAGATTGCCAAGGTGCCGGTTACCAGTGTAGACCAGGCTTTGCAAGGCCGCGCATCGGGTGTGCAGGTTACCAATAATGATGGTGCGCCGGGCGCAAGTGTAAGCGTACTGATCAGGGGTGTTGGTAGTTTGGCATCCAACGGTAACGAACCGCTGTATGTGGTTGACGGTTATCCCATTACCGGCGGCCTTAACAATATCAACCCGAGCGATATTGCCAGCATCGATGTTTTGAAAGATGCTTCGGCCACGGCCATTTATGGTGTAAGGGCTGCTAACGGCGTTGTAATCATCACCACAAAAAAAGGACGTAAAGACGGCGGCGTGCAGATATCGATAGATGCATACGGCTCGCTGCAATCAAAGCCTAAAAAATATCACGTACTTAACGCACAGCAATGGGCTACGTTGGCCAATGAAGATCACGCGTCGGAAGGTAATTTTACCGAATTACCTGAGTGGGCAAATCCATCGGCGCTTACCAATGTTGATTGGCAGGATGCTGTTTACCGCACCGGCTCAAAACAAAATTATAACCTGGCTATCCGCGGTGGTAATGAAAAAATTCAGTCGGCTTTTTCGGTTGGTTATTACGATCAAAAGGGCATTGTATTAGGCTCGTACTTTAAAAGGCTAAACCTGGGTATGAATATTGATTATAGCGTAGCTAAATGGTTAAAATCATCAAGCAGCGCCAAATACTCAAGGCAGGATCAAAACAATCCTTTTGGTTCGGGTTCGTTACAGCAGTTAACCCAGCTAATCCCAACATTAGATGGCGGCAACAAATTAACCAACCAGATAAAGGATAACAAAGGGAACTACGGTTTTTATAACCCGGTGAACATCTACACCAAAAGCTGGGGTAATCCATTGTACACTATCGAACAAAACGATTACAAAAACCTGAATAACTACTTTTTGGCCAACAGCTCGCTCGAAGCAACGATTATCCCCGGGTTAAAAATTAAAACCAATGCGGGTGTAAACGTAAGTGATTATTCGGGTCACTATTTTCAGCCCGAGGATTTGCGCTGGCAGGAGCAATATGGCCTGAGCGGTGCTAACCAAAACTCGGTTTACTCGCAAAGCGCCAATAATACCTTCGAGTGGCTTTGGGAAAACACCATCTCGTACGATAAAACTTTTGGTAAGCATACCATCAATTTTGTAGGCGGTGTTTCGGCCCAGTCAAACACTTATCGTTACATGACCGGTACCGGCGATAAACTGATCAATAATGCGCTGCGCGATCTGGCCCAGGTTAATGATCTGGTAGTTACCGGCAGTGAATACACCACAACATTTGCCTCGCAGTTTGGCAGGTTAAGTTACAAATACGCCGACAAGTATATTGTAACCGGTACCGTTAGGCGCGACGGTTCATCAAAATTTGCACAGGGACACCAGTATGGCGTATTCCCTTCGGGTTCGGTAGCCTGGAAAATTAAAGAAGAATCTTTCCTGAAAGATGTCAACTGGATCTCTGATTTGAAGGTAAGAGGCGGTTATGGTGAGGTTGGTAACCAGGGTTCTATCCCGCTGTTCCAATACGATGCCTTGTACTCATCGGGTGGTGCTGCTACTACCGGTACAAACGTGGGTTATCCCTTTGGCAAAAACGGGGCAGATGGTGCAATTTATCAACCAGGTCTGGCACCAACACAGCCGGCGAATAATAATTTACGCTGGGAAACTGATTACCAAACAGACATAGGTTTAGACGCTGCCTTCCTGAACGGCGACCTTACCTTTACCTTTGATTATTACAACAGGCGCTCGAAAGACTTTTTATTGAACCTGCCTGTATCATCACAAACCGGTTTCAGCCAAAACCTGGCGCAAAACGTTGGCGAAATCAATAACAAAGGTTTGGAGTTTGCTGTAAACTACAACCACAGCTCAAAGGAGTTCAGGTATGGCATCGGTTTAACATTTTCAACCGTTAAAAATAAGCTGGTGAGCATCAATAAAAGCTTAACATTTATTGATAACCTAACTACGGTAACAGGCTTAAACGCCAACGGTTGGGGCCAGTTCAGCGAAACCAATATCGGCCAGCCGGTGGGCGAGTTTTTCGGATACAAATCATTAGGTATTTTCCAGTCGCAGGCGCAAATCAATGCGTTAAATGCGGCTGCAGCTGCTAAATTTCCGAGCAACCCATATTATTGGAAAAGCGTAACCCAGCCGGGCGACCGCTATTATGCTGATACTAACGGCGATGGCCAGGTAACCCCATCAGACAGGACAAGCCTTGGCAGCCCGATCCCGAAATTTTACGGTGGTTTAAACCTCGATTTTTCGTACAAGGCTTTTGATATTAACGCCTATTTCTATGGTTCGTACGGTAACAAAATCCTAAACTATCAGCAACGCAACCTCGAAAGCTTCCAGGCACCTGGTTTTGTTGGTGTGGAAAACGTTGGTTATGACTACTATGTTAACCACTGGACATCAAGCAACCCATCAAACCGTTACGCCAGGCTTACTTATAATGATGATACCAGCGCCAATAACGTACCATCAAGTGTATATGTTGAAAACGGAAGCTACCTGCGTTTAAGAAACTTAACCTTCGGTTACTCTTTACCATCAGATCTGGCTAAACGGTTAACGCTGTCAAAAGTGAGGATCTATTTCTCAACCCAAAACCTGTTCACTATTACCGGTTACAAAGGTCTTGATCCTGAAATTGGTGTATCCAGTGGTAATGCTACGGCTTCGGGTATTGATGCAGGCAACTATCCTACATCTAAATTTTACACCCTTGGTTTAAATGTGACTTTTTAA